One genomic window of Vibrio ziniensis includes the following:
- the asnS gene encoding asparagine--tRNA ligase: MTYAPVTDVLGGKLAVDSEVTVRGWIRTRRDSKAGISFLAIYDGSCFDPIQAVVPNNLNNYENEVLKLTTGCSVEVTGKIVESPASGQDFELAATAVKVVGWVEDAETYPMAKTRHSIEYLREVAHLRPRTNVIGAVARVRNSLSQAIHRFYHEQGYFWMSAPLITASDAEGAGEMFRVSTLDMANLPLDDKGNVDYNEDFFGKETFLTVSGQLNAEAYACALSKVYTFGPTFRAENSNTSRHLAEFWMVEPEVAFAELDDVAKLAEDMLKYVFKAVLAERRDDLEFFASRIDKDAITRLEQFVQSDFAQVDYTDAIQILLDSGREFEFPVEWGIDMSSEHERYLAEEHFKAPVIVKNYPKDIKAFYMRLNDDGKTVAAMDVLAPGIGEIIGGSQREERLDILDARMVEMGIDPEHMSWYRDLRRYGTVPHAGFGLGFERLVSYVTGMGNVRDVIPFPRTPRSANF; the protein is encoded by the coding sequence ATGACTTACGCGCCTGTAACAGACGTACTTGGCGGCAAGCTAGCAGTAGACAGTGAAGTCACTGTTCGCGGCTGGATCCGTACACGTCGTGATTCCAAAGCTGGAATCTCTTTCCTTGCCATTTATGACGGCTCTTGTTTCGACCCGATTCAGGCCGTGGTCCCAAATAATCTTAATAATTACGAAAACGAAGTATTAAAGCTAACCACTGGCTGCTCTGTTGAAGTAACAGGTAAGATTGTTGAGTCTCCAGCGTCTGGTCAAGATTTCGAACTAGCGGCAACGGCAGTAAAAGTGGTTGGCTGGGTAGAGGATGCTGAAACATACCCAATGGCGAAAACTCGTCACTCTATCGAGTACCTTCGTGAAGTTGCCCACCTTCGCCCACGCACTAACGTCATTGGTGCGGTTGCTCGTGTACGTAACTCTCTTTCTCAAGCAATTCACCGTTTTTACCATGAGCAAGGCTACTTCTGGATGTCTGCTCCACTGATCACTGCTTCAGATGCTGAAGGTGCTGGTGAAATGTTCCGTGTATCAACGCTTGATATGGCTAACCTGCCACTAGATGACAAAGGTAATGTGGATTACAACGAAGACTTCTTCGGTAAAGAAACATTCCTAACTGTATCTGGTCAGTTAAACGCAGAAGCATACGCTTGTGCATTAAGCAAAGTGTACACTTTCGGCCCGACTTTCCGTGCTGAGAACTCAAACACTAGCCGTCACCTTGCAGAATTCTGGATGGTTGAACCAGAAGTTGCGTTTGCAGAACTCGATGACGTAGCGAAACTCGCTGAAGACATGCTGAAGTATGTATTTAAAGCGGTACTTGCTGAGCGTCGTGACGACCTAGAATTCTTCGCTTCTCGTATCGACAAAGATGCCATTACTCGTCTAGAGCAGTTTGTACAATCTGACTTTGCACAAGTGGATTACACTGATGCAATTCAAATCCTGCTAGATTCTGGTCGTGAGTTCGAGTTCCCTGTTGAATGGGGTATCGACATGTCTTCTGAGCATGAGCGTTACCTAGCTGAAGAACACTTCAAAGCCCCAGTAATCGTTAAGAACTACCCGAAAGACATCAAAGCTTTCTACATGCGTCTGAACGACGATGGTAAGACAGTAGCAGCGATGGACGTACTAGCACCGGGTATTGGTGAAATCATCGGTGGTTCTCAACGTGAAGAGCGTCTAGATATTCTAGATGCACGTATGGTTGAGATGGGTATCGATCCTGAGCACATGAGCTGGTATCGCGACCTACGTCGTTACGGCACCGTACCTCACGCAGGTTTCGGTCTAGGTTTTGAGCGTCTAGTTTCTTACGTAACTGGTATGGGTAACGTGCGTGACGTGATTCCATTCCCACGTACTCCACGTAGCGCAAACTTCTAA
- a CDS encoding DUF294 nucleotidyltransferase-like domain-containing protein, with protein MEAELLEIKNFLSQHLPFSELPEDTLEHVAHHIEIAYYRQGTPIIHLGDHIQDLYMIRSGTVEVYRRKGELYNRLTEGGIFGQMGLLTNNKVRFPVTAIEDTLVYCIPESVFQSLYEEHDVFADYVEVEDNARLRQAVSNSSEQNDLTTSKVKRILTGEAAYVFKGATIQEAAIKMAEENNSSLLVIDPEILEDNEDDQSPVIGIVTEKDLCHRVLATGIDHQAPLTDVMTSEVMFLDHNAYVYEAMLMMLRYNVHHLPVLKDKKPIGILNITDIIRYESQNSLLLVSSIFQQNNINDLATLSKQVKDAFVRLVNEDANSHMVGTAMSTIGRSFKQRILELAEETFGPPPIPYCFLALGSMGRDEQLVVTDQDNAIILDDSYNEQEHGEYFANLAKFVCDALDQCGYSYCTGEIMATNPMWRMTRQEWEACFADWIDDPNPKALLNASIFFDLDGVYGRLKWAEMLNGFIVRRARKNNRFLACLARNALNRTPPLGFFKSFVMEKDGRHNNSINLKRRGTAPLADLIRVHALAVGSRAKNSFERLDNIIDAGILPKGRGEDLRDALEFISMVRIRHQALDVENNVEADNNIEPENLSEFERRNLKDAFQILSNAQNFLKFRYQASNSFK; from the coding sequence ATGGAAGCAGAGCTATTAGAAATAAAAAATTTCCTTAGCCAACATCTCCCTTTTTCTGAGTTACCAGAAGACACTCTAGAACATGTCGCGCACCATATAGAAATTGCCTACTACAGACAGGGCACACCTATCATCCATCTTGGTGACCATATCCAAGATCTTTATATGATTCGAAGCGGAACTGTTGAAGTTTATCGACGTAAAGGTGAGCTGTATAACCGCTTAACCGAAGGTGGTATCTTCGGACAAATGGGTCTGCTGACCAATAATAAAGTGCGTTTCCCAGTGACAGCTATTGAAGACACACTGGTTTATTGCATTCCTGAATCTGTCTTCCAGTCTCTATACGAAGAACATGACGTTTTCGCAGATTACGTAGAAGTAGAAGATAACGCTCGCTTACGTCAAGCCGTGTCAAATAGCTCAGAACAAAACGACCTCACTACTTCAAAAGTTAAACGTATTTTGACTGGCGAAGCTGCTTACGTTTTTAAAGGTGCAACCATCCAGGAAGCTGCGATAAAAATGGCAGAGGAAAACAACTCTTCCCTGTTGGTTATTGACCCGGAAATTCTCGAAGACAACGAAGATGACCAAAGCCCTGTTATTGGTATCGTGACAGAGAAAGACCTTTGCCATCGAGTACTGGCGACAGGCATCGATCATCAGGCTCCACTGACAGATGTGATGACGTCTGAGGTAATGTTCTTAGATCACAATGCATATGTGTATGAAGCTATGCTGATGATGCTGCGCTATAACGTCCATCACCTGCCTGTATTAAAAGATAAGAAGCCAATTGGCATTTTAAACATCACCGACATCATTCGTTATGAGTCTCAAAACTCATTATTGCTGGTCAGTAGTATTTTCCAACAAAACAACATTAATGATTTGGCTACTCTGTCAAAACAGGTCAAAGATGCATTTGTTCGACTTGTTAACGAAGACGCAAACTCACATATGGTCGGCACAGCAATGTCTACAATTGGTCGAAGCTTTAAGCAGCGAATTTTGGAACTCGCAGAAGAAACCTTTGGTCCGCCACCGATTCCATATTGTTTCTTAGCTCTTGGGTCAATGGGGCGTGACGAACAACTTGTCGTTACAGACCAAGATAACGCCATTATTTTAGACGATAGCTATAACGAGCAAGAGCACGGTGAGTACTTTGCAAACTTAGCAAAGTTTGTTTGTGACGCGTTAGATCAATGTGGTTATAGCTACTGTACTGGTGAAATCATGGCGACGAATCCAATGTGGCGAATGACTCGACAAGAGTGGGAAGCCTGTTTTGCCGACTGGATAGATGACCCTAATCCTAAAGCTCTATTAAATGCATCCATATTCTTCGATTTGGACGGCGTATATGGTCGATTGAAATGGGCCGAGATGCTTAATGGCTTTATTGTGCGCCGTGCTCGTAAAAACAACCGTTTCTTGGCTTGTCTTGCTCGTAACGCTCTTAACCGCACTCCTCCGTTGGGTTTCTTCAAAAGCTTCGTTATGGAGAAAGATGGCCGCCACAACAACTCAATTAACCTGAAACGCCGCGGAACAGCTCCACTTGCAGATCTGATTCGCGTGCATGCGTTAGCCGTCGGTTCACGTGCAAAAAACTCATTTGAACGTCTTGATAACATCATTGATGCGGGAATTTTGCCCAAAGGCAGAGGCGAAGACTTACGTGATGCACTGGAATTTATATCTATGGTTCGTATCCGCCATCAGGCTTTGGACGTTGAAAACAATGTTGAAGCTGACAACAACATTGAACCAGAGAATTTATCTGAATTTGAAAGACGTAACTTAAAGGATGCTTTCCAGATTTTAAGTAACGCTCAGAATTTCTTAAAATTCCGCTATCAGGCCAGCAACAGCTTTAAATAA
- a CDS encoding porin family protein has product MKTWAVLMTSVLLSSSVFSHELTEATPLQYDYIYGSVSSGTYRSPSTDGDNASSVIVGINHKFDDSDLLWSADYGSRFVHPNDLTIDHYLLRVGLGYRWLLADKLDLVTNGKVGALRIDAGDKETDFVYSVDLGLRYAVTEKFETSLFAEALRNKWLDENIYTFSGDYYFYPKFALGGFVSYRDGERGSSIREAGILAKFTY; this is encoded by the coding sequence ATGAAAACATGGGCAGTGCTTATGACTTCGGTGTTGCTATCTTCATCCGTCTTTTCACATGAGTTAACTGAAGCGACTCCGCTTCAGTACGACTATATATACGGCAGCGTAAGCTCTGGAACTTATCGCTCTCCCTCAACTGATGGAGACAACGCAAGTTCAGTTATTGTGGGCATCAATCATAAGTTTGATGACAGCGATCTTTTATGGAGTGCTGATTACGGCTCTCGCTTCGTACATCCAAACGATCTCACTATCGACCACTATCTTTTACGCGTCGGTTTGGGTTATCGCTGGTTACTTGCTGATAAGTTAGATTTAGTGACTAATGGCAAAGTAGGGGCATTGAGAATTGATGCGGGAGACAAAGAAACTGATTTTGTTTACAGCGTTGATCTTGGCTTGCGCTATGCCGTGACTGAAAAATTTGAAACATCGTTATTTGCAGAAGCGCTAAGAAACAAATGGCTGGATGAAAATATCTACACATTCAGCGGTGATTACTATTTTTATCCTAAATTTGCATTAGGTGGTTTTGTCTCATATCGAGATGGTGAACGAGGTTCATCCATTAGAGAGGCGGGCATACTGGCCAAATTTACTTATTAG
- a CDS encoding 3'-5' exonuclease, protein MKRLFQAPSIDWPYKYQTKKNKVSHPLLKAFYDPAMVNGNTPIGDIEFVAMDFETTGLDSEKDDIITIGIVPFTLNRIYLNRARHWTVRPRQKLDEQSVVIHGITHSDIIDAPDLSEIMEEVLSELSGKIMVVHYQKIEREFLDKALKSRIGEGIEFPVVDTMEIESMIQKKSTDGFWNKLRGKKPESVRLGQSRLRYGLPAYTPHHALTDAIATAELLQAQIAHHYSQQLSIRTLWR, encoded by the coding sequence ATGAAACGTCTGTTTCAGGCGCCAAGTATTGACTGGCCCTATAAATATCAAACAAAGAAAAACAAAGTCTCACACCCGTTGTTGAAGGCTTTTTATGATCCTGCAATGGTAAATGGCAATACGCCGATTGGTGACATCGAATTTGTCGCTATGGATTTCGAAACGACAGGTTTGGATTCAGAAAAGGATGACATCATCACTATTGGTATCGTGCCTTTTACCTTAAACCGAATTTATCTTAATCGCGCAAGGCATTGGACAGTTCGTCCTAGGCAGAAATTGGATGAACAATCTGTCGTGATCCATGGCATCACACACAGCGATATCATTGATGCACCAGATCTGTCAGAGATAATGGAAGAGGTGTTGAGCGAGCTGTCAGGAAAAATTATGGTGGTGCACTATCAAAAGATCGAACGTGAGTTTCTTGATAAAGCGTTAAAGAGCAGAATTGGCGAAGGTATTGAATTCCCTGTTGTGGATACGATGGAAATCGAATCAATGATTCAGAAGAAATCCACCGACGGCTTTTGGAATAAGCTGCGAGGAAAGAAACCAGAATCAGTGAGATTGGGTCAATCTAGATTGCGTTATGGTTTACCAGCCTATACGCCTCACCATGCACTTACAGACGCCATCGCCACTGCTGAACTATTGCAGGCGCAGATCGCTCATCACTACAGTCAGCAACTGAGCATCAGAACTCTTTGGCGCTAG
- a CDS encoding amino acid aminotransferase → MFEKVVAAPADPILGLTEEFKKDPRAEKINLGVGIYKNEAGQTPVLATVKKAEAALLESEKTKSYLTIEGTAEYGLAVQKLLFGADSDIVAKQLAKTAQAPGGTGALRVAGEFIKRQLGDVKVWISNPTWANHNGVFSAAGLEVAQYTYYNAEAKDKDFAAMVADLEKAAAGDVVLLHGCCHNPTGIDPTAEEWETLAKLVADKGLLPMFDFAYQGFAKGVEEDAEGLRIFAKYNSEILVASSFSKNFGLYNERVGAFTLVAPSADVAETAFSQVKAIIRSIYSNPPAHGAAVVTYILNDAALRAEWEAEVAEMRERIQEMRELFVATLKEQGVTADFSFIERQNGMFSFSGLNKEQVARLKEELAIYIVGSGRISVAGMTKSNMLPLCQGIKAVL, encoded by the coding sequence ATGTTTGAAAAAGTTGTCGCGGCTCCTGCTGACCCTATTCTCGGTCTAACTGAAGAGTTTAAAAAAGACCCTCGCGCTGAAAAAATTAACCTAGGCGTTGGTATTTACAAAAATGAAGCAGGTCAAACCCCTGTTTTAGCAACCGTAAAAAAAGCAGAAGCAGCTCTACTTGAATCTGAAAAAACAAAATCTTATCTAACTATCGAAGGTACTGCTGAATACGGTTTAGCAGTTCAAAAACTTCTTTTTGGTGCAGATTCAGACATCGTAGCTAAGCAGCTAGCAAAAACAGCTCAAGCACCAGGTGGTACAGGCGCTCTACGTGTAGCGGGTGAATTCATTAAACGTCAATTAGGTGATGTAAAAGTTTGGATCAGTAATCCTACTTGGGCAAACCACAATGGTGTTTTTTCAGCGGCTGGTTTAGAAGTTGCTCAGTACACTTACTACAACGCAGAAGCAAAAGATAAAGACTTCGCAGCAATGGTTGCAGACCTAGAAAAAGCAGCAGCGGGTGACGTTGTGCTACTACACGGATGCTGCCATAACCCAACCGGTATCGATCCAACAGCTGAAGAGTGGGAAACATTAGCGAAACTTGTGGCAGACAAAGGTCTTCTACCAATGTTTGACTTCGCTTATCAAGGTTTTGCGAAAGGCGTTGAAGAAGATGCTGAAGGTCTACGTATTTTCGCTAAGTACAACAGTGAAATCCTAGTTGCTAGCTCATTCTCTAAGAACTTCGGTTTATACAATGAGCGTGTAGGTGCATTCACACTAGTAGCACCGTCAGCTGACGTTGCAGAGACCGCGTTCTCCCAAGTTAAAGCAATCATCCGTTCTATCTACTCTAACCCACCAGCACACGGTGCAGCAGTAGTAACATACATCCTTAACGATGCGGCGCTTCGTGCAGAGTGGGAAGCAGAAGTTGCAGAAATGCGTGAACGTATCCAAGAGATGCGCGAACTGTTCGTAGCAACACTGAAAGAGCAAGGTGTAACTGCTGACTTTAGTTTCATTGAACGTCAAAACGGTATGTTCTCTTTCTCTGGTCTAAACAAAGAGCAAGTTGCTCGACTAAAAGAAGAACTAGCTATCTACATCGTAGGTTCTGGACGTATCAGCGTAGCAGGCATGACTAAGTCAAATATGCTACCTCTTTGCCAAGGTATTAAAGCAGTTCTTTAA